The following proteins are co-located in the Gorilla gorilla gorilla isolate KB3781 chromosome 18, NHGRI_mGorGor1-v2.1_pri, whole genome shotgun sequence genome:
- the DYNC1LI2 gene encoding cytoplasmic dynein 1 light intermediate chain 2: protein MAPVGVEKKLLLGPNGPAVAAAGDLTSEEEEGQSLWSSILSEVSTRARSKLPSGKNILVFGEDGSGKTTLMTKLQGAEHGKKGRGLEYLYLSVHDEDRDDHTRCNVWILDGDLYHKGLLKFAVSAESLPETLVIFVADMSRPWTVMESLQKWASVLREHIDKMKIPPEKMRELERKFVKDFQDYMEPEEGCQGSPQRRGPLTSGSDEENVALPLGDNVLTHNLGIPVLVVCTKCDAVSVLEKEHDYRDEHLDFIQSHLRRFCLQYGAALIYTSVKEEKNLDLLYKYIVHKTYGFHFTTPALVVEKDAVFIPAGWDNEKKIAILHENFTTVKPEDAYEDFIVKPPVRKLVHDKELAAEDEQVFLMKQQSLLAKQPATPTRASESPARGPSGSPRTQGRGGPASVPSSSPGTSVKKPDPNIKNNAASEGVLASFFNSLLSKKTGSPGSPGAGGVQSTAKKSGQKTVLSNVQEELDRMTRKPDSMVTNSSTENEA from the exons ATGGCGCCGGTGGGGGTGGAGAAGAAGCTGCTGCTAGGTCCCAACGGGCCCGCGGTGGCGGCCGCCGGCGACCTGACcagtgaggaggaggaaggccAGAGCCTATG GTCCTCCATTCTGAGCGAAGTGTCCACCCGCGCCAGGTCCAAGCTGCCGTCCGGCAAGAACATCCTGGTCTTCG GTGAAGATGGTTCTGGTAAAACAACCCTCATGACTAAACTACAAGGAGCTGAGCATGGCAAAAAAGGAAGAGGCCTAGAATATCTCTACCTCAGCGTCCATGATGAGGACCGAGATG ATCACACGCGCTGCAACGTGTGGATTCTGGATGGAGACTTGTACCACAAAGGCCTGCTGAAATTTGCAGTTTCTGCTGAATCCTTGCCAGAGACCCTCGTCATTTTTGTTGCAGACATGTCTAGACCTTGGACTGTGATGGAATCTCTGCAGAAATGGGCTAGTGTTTTACGTGAGCACattgataaaatgaaaattccaCCAGAAAAAATGAGGGAGCTGGAACGGAAGT TTGTGAAAGATTTTCAAGACTATATGGAACCTGAAGAAGGTTGTCAAGGTTCCCCACAGAGAAGAGGCCCTCTGACCTCAGGCTCCGATGAAGAAAATGTTGCCCTGCCTCTGGGTGACAATGTGCTGACTCATAACCTGGGGATCCCGGTGTTGGTGGTGTGCACAAAG TGTGATGCGGTGAGTGTCCTGGAGAAGGAGCACGATTACAGGGATGAGCATTTGGACTTTATCCAGTCACACCTGCGGAGGTTCTGCCTTCAGT ATGGAGCTGCCTTGATTTACACATcagtgaaagaagagaaaaatctcgACTTGTTGTATAAGTATATTGTTCATAAAACATACGGTTTCCACTTCACCACACCTGCCTTAGTTGTGGAAAAGGATGCCGTTTTTAT ACCTGCAGGCTGggacaatgaaaagaaaatagctattttacatgaaaattttACAACCGTGAAGCCGGAAGATGCATATGAAGACTTTATTGTGAAACCTCCCGTGAGAAAG CTGGTCCACGACAAAGAGTTGGCAGCAGAAGATGAGCAGGTGTTCCTAATGAAGCAACAG TCACTCCTTGCCAAGCAACCAGCCACGCCCACGAGAGCTTCT GAATCTCCTGCAAGAGGACCCTCTGGCTCTCCAAGGACCCAGGGTCGGGGAGGGCCAGCCAGTGTGCCTAGCTCCTCCCCAGGCACGTCAGTAAAAAAGCCGGACCCAAACATCAAAA ATAATGCAGCAAGTGAAGGGGTGTTGGCCAGCTTCTTCAACAGTCTGTTGAGTAAAAAGACAGGCTCTCCTGGAAGTCCTGGTGCTGGTGGGGTGCAGAGCACAGCCAAGAAGTCAG gacaaAAGACTGTGTTGTCAAATGTTCAGGAAGAACTGGATAGAATGACTCGAAAGCCAGACTCTATGGTAACAAACTCTTCAACAGAAAATGAAGCCTGA